The DNA segment CGAGCGTCACGGAAGTGCCGACGGATCCTTGCGGGCCGTCCCTCAGAAGAACACCCCGCACCGCAGCAGCACGTTCGCGTACGGCCGTGCCTCGCCGGTGCGGACGACGAGCCGGGCGCCGGCGGTCAGTTCCTTGAGGCGTTCGTGCGGGACCAGGTCCAGGGCGGGGAAGTGGCCCGCCAGCAGGTCCGCGGCCTCGGGGTTGGCCCGGCGGATCTCGGTGGCGGCCGTCGCGCCCTCGACCACCAGCTCGGCCAGCAGCCCCTCCAGGACCTCCGCGAAGGACGGCACCCCGGCCCGGAACGCCAGGTCCACCACGCGCGGCCCGTCCGGGATCGGCATGCCCGCGTCGCACACCAGCACCCGGTCCGTGTGGCCCAGTCCGGCCAGCGCGCCGCACAGGTGCCGGTTCAGGATTCCGCCCTTCCTCACAGCGCCGCGACCTCCTCGGCCGTCGGGAAGGACGCCTGCGCGCCCTCCCGGGTGACCGTCACCGCCCCCACCCGGGCCGCGTAGGCCGCCGCCTGGGCCAGGGACTCGCCCAGGCCCAGCCGCCAGGCCAGCGCGGCGGTGAAGGAGTCGCCCGCACCCGTGGTGTCCACGGCCCGGACCTTCACGGAGGGGATGCGGGAGACCCCGTCGGACGAGGCCACCAGCGCGCCCTCGCCGCCCAGCGTCACCACCACCGAGCGGGGGCCCTTCGCGAGCAGCAGCCGCGCCCAGTCCTCGGGCTCCTCACCGGCACGGGCCGCCTCGCCGAGGATCACCTTCGCCTCGTGCTCGTTGACGATCAACGGGTCGCAGGCCGCCAGCACCTCGCCCGGCAGGGGCCGCGGCGGTGACGGGTTCAGTACCAGCCTGCTGTCCGGCGCCAGCGAACGCGCCACCTCCACCACCGTCTCCAGCGGGATCTCCAACTGGGTGGAGACCACCTTGGCGGCGTGGAAGAGGCTCCCGGCGGCGCGTACGTCGTCGGGCGTCAGCCGGCCGTTGGCGCCCGGCGAGACGACGATGCTGTTGTCCCCGGACGGGTCCACCGTGATCAGCGCGACGCCGGTGGGCGCCCCGCCCGCCACCACGCCGACCGTGTCGACCCCGGCCTCCCGCTGCGAGTCCAGCAGGAGCCGCCCGTGGGCGTCGTCGCCGACCCGGGCCAGCAGGGCCGTCCGGGCGCCGAGCCGGGCGGCGGCGACCGCCTGGTTGGCGCCCTTGCCGCCCGGGTGGACGACCAGGTCGGAGCCGAGCACCGTCTCCCCGGCGTCCGGCCGGCGTTCGACGCCGATCACCAGGTCGGCGTTGGCCGACCCCACGACCAGCAGGTCGTAGTCGTACATGGAAGGGCTCCCCACGTGGTCGTCATGTCGTCATACAGTCGCCGCACAGCCGCACAGCCGCACAGCCGCACAGCCATACGGTCGTCGCGCGGTCGCGCAGTCGCGCAGTCGTACGGTCGCCGGGGGCGGCCGGTCGTGACGACCGACCGCCCCCGGTTCTGATCCCTCGTCGGCGTCGGCCGCTGAACCCGGCCACGTTCTCCTTCGTGACCACCTTCACCGGAACCGTCACCGTCTCGTCGATCTTCCTGCCCTCGGCGGCGCGCAGCGCGTTGTCCACCGCGATCCTGCCCAGTTCGCGCGGCTGCTGCGCGACGGACGCGTACAGCGTGCCCTCCTCGACCGTCTTGAGCCCGTCCGGCGTGCGGTCGAAGCCGACGACCTGGACCGACTTCCCGGCGCTGAAACCGAACGCCCCGGCGCCCTGTCACACCCCACCGGTACCGTCGGACCATGTCCAACCAGTCCGCAGCGGCCCCCGGGGATCGGCGTCTCGCCACTCTCGAAGGTGTGCTGGAGCGCATCACGTACTCCAACGAGGAGAACGGCTACACGGTCGCCCGCGTCGACACCGGCAGAGGCGCCGGCGACCTGCTCACGGTCGTCGGGGCGCTGCTCGGTGCGCAGGTCGGGGAGTCACTGCGGATGGAGGGCCGCTGGGGGTCGCACCCG comes from the Streptomyces sp. KMM 9044 genome and includes:
- the rbsD gene encoding D-ribose pyranase, whose protein sequence is MRKGGILNRHLCGALAGLGHTDRVLVCDAGMPIPDGPRVVDLAFRAGVPSFAEVLEGLLAELVVEGATAATEIRRANPEAADLLAGHFPALDLVPHERLKELTAGARLVVRTGEARPYANVLLRCGVFF
- the rbsK gene encoding ribokinase gives rise to the protein MYDYDLLVVGSANADLVIGVERRPDAGETVLGSDLVVHPGGKGANQAVAAARLGARTALLARVGDDAHGRLLLDSQREAGVDTVGVVAGGAPTGVALITVDPSGDNSIVVSPGANGRLTPDDVRAAGSLFHAAKVVSTQLEIPLETVVEVARSLAPDSRLVLNPSPPRPLPGEVLAACDPLIVNEHEAKVILGEAARAGEEPEDWARLLLAKGPRSVVVTLGGEGALVASSDGVSRIPSVKVRAVDTTGAGDSFTAALAWRLGLGESLAQAAAYAARVGAVTVTREGAQASFPTAEEVAAL